One Funiculus sociatus GB2-C1 DNA segment encodes these proteins:
- a CDS encoding restriction endonuclease subunit S, with the protein MRETLVKTEELKDSPVEKIPKDWEIVSLKNEINILHGYAFEGEYFSDEPPGDVLLVPGNFHRDGGLYFDDNNTKYYRGLIPDGTVLENGQLLIVMTDLSPRTLILGRVVLLELPFRVLHNQRIGKIVPKLPNTWDKRFLLLVMNSDMVRRNIISNATGTTVRHTSPDRILANVVPKPPIEEQSKIAEILNTIDETIAHTSSLIAKFKQMKAGLLHDLLTRGLDENGELRDAIAHPEQFKDSPLGQIPSDWKCEKLQHLCKTPIRDFGSFSMTNLIQFLNSGIPFLKSEMVEEENLNTENLTFISLKVHNLLKKSWVYPGNILYSKIGSALGKAVLYDGHLGICNSNAAIAKIDINETIALPMYVVHILNSIEGKGRIMKSIVSLLPRINLTDIYNFELALPPISEQHRIIEILESNEKRINAEEAYCEKLKLQKQGLMHDLLTGKVRVKDA; encoded by the coding sequence ATGCGTGAGACTCTGGTTAAGACTGAGGAGCTTAAGGATTCGCCAGTAGAGAAGATTCCAAAAGATTGGGAAATTGTTTCTCTAAAAAATGAGATTAATATACTTCATGGCTACGCTTTCGAGGGTGAATATTTTTCTGATGAACCTCCCGGAGACGTACTTTTAGTTCCTGGTAATTTCCACAGAGACGGGGGACTTTATTTTGATGATAATAATACCAAGTATTATCGAGGGTTAATTCCTGATGGTACTGTCTTAGAAAACGGACAACTCCTTATTGTAATGACTGACCTCTCGCCCAGAACACTTATTTTGGGGCGAGTTGTCCTGCTAGAATTACCGTTTCGAGTTTTACATAACCAACGAATTGGGAAAATTGTCCCAAAGCTACCCAATACGTGGGACAAGCGCTTTTTGTTGCTTGTGATGAATAGCGACATGGTGCGGCGCAACATCATCAGCAATGCAACAGGTACAACAGTGCGACATACTTCGCCAGATCGGATTCTCGCGAATGTAGTTCCCAAGCCACCTATTGAAGAACAAAGCAAAATTGCCGAGATTCTCAACACGATAGATGAGACGATCGCACATACCTCCTCCCTCATCGCCAAGTTCAAGCAGATGAAGGCTGGACTGCTGCACGACTTGCTGACACGGGGGTTAGATGAGAATGGGGAATTGAGGGATGCGATCGCGCACCCTGAACAGTTCAAAGATTCACCACTGGGACAAATTCCAAGTGATTGGAAGTGTGAGAAGTTGCAACATTTATGTAAAACTCCAATCCGTGATTTTGGGAGTTTTTCAATGACTAACTTAATTCAATTCCTAAATTCAGGTATCCCTTTTTTGAAGTCAGAGATGGTTGAAGAAGAAAATCTAAATACAGAAAACTTAACTTTCATTTCTCTTAAAGTTCACAACTTACTAAAAAAATCATGGGTATATCCAGGCAATATTTTATACAGCAAGATTGGTTCTGCTCTTGGAAAAGCAGTTTTGTATGATGGTCATTTAGGTATTTGTAACAGCAATGCTGCTATTGCAAAAATTGATATTAATGAAACGATTGCCCTACCTATGTATGTTGTCCATATTTTGAACTCAATTGAAGGAAAAGGAAGAATAATGAAAAGTATTGTTAGCCTTCTTCCTAGAATTAATTTAACTGATATCTATAATTTTGAGCTTGCTCTACCACCTATTTCAGAGCAGCATAGAATTATTGAAATTCTTGAGTCAAATGAAAAAAGAATCAATGCAGAAGAAGCCTACTGCGAAAAGCTCAAACTCCAGAAACAAGGACTGATGCACGACTTATTAACTGGAAAAGTGCGAGTCAAAGATGCTTGA
- a CDS encoding YARHG domain-containing protein → MGYGWLSQRRITEAELDGRNALSLDLLRNAVFARHGRRFVNSTLQDYFNSQPWYTPRYNPEQFPARLLTPIERHNVDTILRYQERTGQRYF, encoded by the coding sequence TTGGGCTATGGCTGGCTTTCTCAAAGGCGAATCACAGAGGCGGAGTTAGATGGTCGTAACGCTTTGTCCCTCGATTTGTTACGCAACGCAGTTTTTGCTCGTCACGGACGGCGATTTGTAAATTCAACCTTGCAGGATTATTTCAACAGCCAACCCTGGTACACGCCACGTTATAACCCTGAGCAATTCCCAGCGCGTTTGCTGACACCCATCGAGCGGCACAACGTTGATACGATTCTCCGGTATCAGGAGCGGACTGGACAAAGGTACTTTTGA